One region of Psychrobacter sp. DAB_AL43B genomic DNA includes:
- a CDS encoding ferredoxin--NADP reductase, with the protein MSKLRTETVTEVHHWNDALFSIKTTRDDGLRFRNGEFAMIGLVVDGKPLLRAYSIASPNYEEHLEFFSIKVQDGPLTSRLQHIKVGDELLVSKKPTGTLVLDDLLPGKNLYMLSTGTGVAPFLALARDPEVYERFEKVILVHGVRGVSDLAYRDMFENELPNDEIFGEEFRKKFIYYPTVTREEFRNTGRITDLMKSGKFFEDIGLPPINKNDDRVLICGSMPFNAEVSAILDGFGLTVSPRMGVQADYAVERAFVG; encoded by the coding sequence ATGTCAAAACTCCGCACCGAAACGGTTACAGAGGTTCATCATTGGAATGATGCACTATTTAGCATCAAGACCACTCGCGACGATGGGTTACGCTTTCGCAATGGCGAGTTTGCGATGATTGGTTTGGTCGTTGATGGCAAGCCGTTGTTGCGCGCTTACTCGATTGCCAGTCCTAATTATGAAGAACATCTAGAGTTTTTCTCCATTAAAGTGCAAGACGGTCCATTAACGTCGCGTTTGCAACATATCAAAGTCGGCGACGAATTATTGGTCAGTAAAAAACCAACGGGTACTCTCGTATTAGACGATCTATTACCGGGCAAAAACCTCTATATGCTGTCAACTGGTACTGGTGTTGCGCCATTTTTAGCATTAGCACGTGACCCTGAAGTCTACGAGCGTTTTGAAAAGGTAATTTTGGTACATGGTGTGCGCGGTGTCAGTGACTTGGCTTATCGTGATATGTTCGAAAACGAGCTACCGAATGATGAAATCTTTGGTGAAGAGTTCCGTAAAAAATTCATTTACTATCCGACTGTCACTCGCGAAGAATTTAGAAACACCGGGCGTATTACCGACCTAATGAAATCTGGCAAATTTTTTGAAGATATTGGCTTACCACCTATTAATAAAAACGATGATCGTGTCCTCATATGCGGTAGCATGCCTTTTAATGCGGAAGTCTCAGCGATTTTGGATGGCTTTGGTCTGACCGTCTCACCACGTATGGGCGTCCAAGCGGATTATGCGGTTGAGCGTGCCTTCGTTGGTTAA